A portion of the Candida dubliniensis CD36 chromosome R, complete sequence genome contains these proteins:
- a CDS encoding pyrimidine precursor biosynthesis enzyme, putative (Similar to S. cerevisiae THI13) — protein sequence MSTNKITFLLNWEAAPYHIPIYLANIKGYFKDEDLDIAILEPSNPSDVTELIGSGKVDMGLKAMVHTLAAKARGFPVTSIGSLLDEPFTGICYLEGSGITSDFRSLKGKRIGYVGEFGKIQVDELTKHYGMTPDDYVSVRCGMNVAKYILEGTIDCGIGIECIQQVELEEALKQQGKSPNDAKMLRIDKLAELGCCCFCTILYISNDKFIAENPQTIKKFLKAIKRATDYMLAHPHEAWTEYGNFKPTMQTELNTKKFQRCYAYFSESLYNVHRDWKKVNNYGKRLEILPEDYIPNYTNEYLSWPEPKEVDDPEKAQDLMLKHQEECKACGGYKRLVPA from the coding sequence CATATCATATTCCAATTTATTTGGCTAATATTAAAGGTTATTTCAAAGATGAGGATCTTGATATTGCAATCTTGGAACCATCTAACCCATCTGATGTTACTGAATTAATTGGATCAGGCAAAGTTGATATGGGTTTGAAAGCTATGGTTCACACATTGGCTGCTAAAGCTAGAGGATTTCCTGTAACATCAATTGGATCTTTGTTGGACGAGCCATTCACAGGTATATGTTATTTGGAAGGGTCTGGTATTACTTCCGATTTCCGATCTTTGAAAGGTAAGAGAATCGGCTATGTTGGTGAGTTTGGTAAAATTCaagttgatgaattaacAAAACATTATGGCATGACACCTGATGATTACGTTTCAGTTAGATGTGGTATGAATGTGGCAAAGTATATTTTGGAGGGGACTATCGATTGTGGTATTGGAATCGAATGTATTCAACAAGTAGAATTAGAAGAAGCTTTGAAACAACAAGGGAAAAGTCCAAACGATGCCAAAATGTTGAGAATCGATAAATTGGCCGAATTGGGTTGTTGCTGCTTTTGTACAATCTTGTACATTTCCAATGACAAATTCATTGCTGAAAACCCCCAAACAATTAAGAAATTCTTGAAAGCAATCAAGAGAGCCACTGATTACATGTTGGCCCATCCACATGAAGCTTGGACTGAATATGGTAATTTCAAACCCACTATGCAAACAGAATTGAACaccaaaaaatttcaaagatGTTATGCGTACTTTTCTGAATCGTTGTACAATGTTCATCGTGATTGGAAAAAAGTCAACAATTATGGTAAGAGGTTGGAAATTTTACCAGAAGATTACATTCCAAATTATACTAATGAGTATCTTTCATGGCCAGAGCCTAAAGAGGTTGATGACCCAGAGAAAGCACAGGATTTGATGCTTAAACATCAAGAAGAATGTAAAGCATGTGGTGGTTATAAGAGATTGGTACCTGCCTAA
- a CDS encoding copper-binding protein of the mitochondrial inner membrane, precursor, putative (Similar to S. cerevisiae SCO1) gives MNMLSRLALRSTIRPRNILQSSRLFSVSAGRLQEQPQNSTNEPAAKPKKRPLSRVAIGGSSDQNKRQGFGMSVEFATWKAVLLLLTVGGFGAYYFQREKERLHKRREMEANKSIGTPLIGGPFTLQDTKGNKFTEQNLVDPNFKRFSILYFGFTHCPDVCPEELDKLGDMLDKLAKDGVPIQPVFITCDPARDTPEVLDAYLNDFHPGIIGLTGTFEQVKNTCKKFRVYFSTPPDVKPGQDYLVDHSIFFYLIDPEGNFVDVIGRESEALESATKIAKYSEAFIPEKERIQKKEGIFGFLYK, from the coding sequence ATGAACATGTTATCTAGGCTTGCTTTAAGGTCTACTATCAGACCAAGGAATATATTACAATCAAGTCGATTGTTTAGTGTTTCCGCAGGAAGATTACAAGAACAACCTCAAAACTCCACCAATGAACCAGCTGCTAAACCAAAGAAAAGACCATTGAGTAGAGTTGCCATTGGTGGTTCTTCAGACCAGAATAAAAGACAAGGATTTGGTATGTCAGTTGAGTTTGCTACATGGAAGGCtgttcttcttttattGACAGTAGGTGGGTTTGGTGcctattattttcaaagagaaaaagaaagattacACAAAAGACGTGAAATGGAAGCTAATAAATCTATTGGTACTCCATTGATTGGTGGTCCATTTACGTTGCAAGATACCAAAGGTAACAAATTTACAGAGCAAAACTTGGTTGATCCCAATTTCAAGAGATTTTccattttatattttggaTTCACTCATTGTCCAGATGTTTGTCCTGAAGAATTGGATAAATTGGGAGATATGTTGGATAAATTGGCCAAAGATGGTGTACCTATACAACCAGTATTTATCACATGTGATCCTGCCAGAGACACTCCTGAAGTTCTTGATGCGTACTTGAACGATTTCCATCCAGGTATAATTGGGTTGACTGGTACATTTGAACAAGTCAAGAATACTTGTAAAAAATTCAGAGTGTATTTCTCCACCCCACCCGATGTCAAGCCAGGTCAAGATTACTTGGTTGACCAtctgattttcttttatttgattgatcCAGAAGGTAACTTTGTTGATGTTATTGGTAGAGAATCCGAAGCTCTCGAGAGTGCAACGAAAATAGCCAAATACTCTGAAGCTTTTATCCcagaaaaagagagaatACAGAAAAAGGAAGGAATCTTTGGATTTCTTTATAAATGA